ataaaaaatagtcttatttgtagatagcacgagttttaatgacaaataagtaaaaagaagagaaaaaataggtaaaatatgagagaaaaactTTCTGTTTTTTGAAATagaactattttttgtggacatttcaaaatcataaaacaaaactaTTTTTCATGAACGGGGAGAGTAGTAAGTTTCTTGATAATAGAGGTCTGAATTACACAAAACTTAATCACATAGTGTGTAAGTTGTGGGTGGTAAATTTGTTGTTCAATGTTGTTTGTCATTAACATAAATGAATACTTATAAACCAATATAGTATAAGATCTAGGACTACTTGTTCGGTtgtcaagataaaataatatccaagatataatctaagattgagtggtgagattattttagtcataggggttagctatgactaattatctcatgattatccatctaagattgagttaagagattgaatctcatgaaccaaacacactacaaatttaatcccggatacaatcttgcaaaccgaacaccgcCTAAGTgttgataaataaataagagtAATTAGCTAGTAGTAGTAACATATGGCACTAGGTAGGTCTTTCCTTTCCGAGATTATTTAGACCTTAATTAATCCTTCACATGACATTCTGTTACAAGGTTGAGTGATGTTGTAAACTAGGCTAGGCTTTTATTATAGGAATAGCAGTATAACTTTATGAATTTGACTAATTTATTGAGCATGCAGCCATAGGTATTCCAGTATCAGCTCTCACACCAACTGAAGCCCCTTCACCAGGTATATATCTTATTTTCCTTGTCACACACTAAAAAggtttttattctaattttttgtCCCAACCTGTGTTTGATGAATTTCTGTATCAGCAGCATTCACACCAACTGAAGGCCCCTCCTCAGGTGGAGAAGAAACAACATCACCATCATCTGATGCTGGAAGCACAACCAATTTAGTGTCCATCCACCATTTCCTCATTGGATTTGTTTTTTCCATATATTTCTTCTCATTCTAAGCTCTGTGTAATTCACATTTCCATGCAGATTCATATCTTCATTTATATATGGACTATGTATTGTTGTTGTAGCTAATTGAATTCATTACACGCTTAATTATTGTGTCATTAACACTTATTTTGCTTTTTGTACTACATTTATTTAACCACAATTCAATGCTTCTTTTATTCCCCATTCTTGACTCTTTATACAACTCAGAAGAGTTGTTTCAAAGAAAAGGGGCGGCaaagggaaggggaagaccATGCGGACTGAGCCAAGAGCGAGTTCACGGCCGGGGTGGGGTTTTGCAAGTCCCACCACACGTGAGTCGAAGCTTCTTGGCAGGCCATCTCCGTTGACACGCAGCCACTCACCTTTCCGTCCCTCACCACTCCACAGCACGCATTCCTCACATCCTTTATGCCTGCACCACAAACAAACCTCAATAGTAAATACCACGCCATTTACAACGCCACACAAGAACCAATCACGCTCGCACCGTATTTGTCTGGGTGATCGATGAACTCCATCACGCCCTCATAAACATCGCAGAAGACAACGCGCGCGTCTCCCAGTTGTCGGTCCATGCCGGCTATGTTCCCCTCCAGTCGCCTGTTATAGTACGATACCACTTTGTTGACATCGTCCAAGCATGCTTTCCTCACGCCATTGCCACCAGACTTGAGCAGCAGCGCTTGCGGTGCACACCCCAAGGGCACAACACCAGCACATACTATCTTCCTCACATTAGAGGCGTACAGGCTTCTCACGCCATTTGTCATCTGCTCAACCAAAATGTGGGCAAAGTCGAAGCCACTGTTACCTAACGAGTTGTTGTGGAAGAAATCGGTGAAGTCGTCTTTCCCAAAGGAGAGGTAGAAGATAGAAGAGTTGATGAATGCGTTGGCAGTTGATTCACCAAGCTGGAGCTGCAATAACTGAATAGTCTCGAATGCCTGGCGGAGCTGCTGGTTGAGGGACTGGTAGTTTCGACTACGAGGGGAGAGGATGCTAGCTTCTGCTGACCCGAAGTTTAGACCACCTAAGATCCGATCAATTGAGCCATTTTGACTGTAGAATGGTGTGGTATACGGCAACTTCATCCGCTTCGCTGCATCACAGAATTTAACTTACTAATACATATTTATCCAGATAAATAATTTAGACATGATAGCATTTCTGGACAGAGAGCATATTAAGTTCTtgatagaaagaaagaaagttaAAAGCTCATTTGCTTAGAAACTACTGCTCCCTCATTCTTAATCCTACAAAACTTTGAGAGTTGGAGAGAGAGTACCAAGAAGCTGTGGAAGAAGAGTTGTATCAGAGCCATTACAAGGGAATCGCGACAGATTTTTGTGGAAGAGACCGTTGAACGGATTGTTGTCTCCACAATCGACCGATGAATCCCCCAATACAAACATAGCCGGGCCTGGTGGTGTCTCAACACCAGAGAGCCCTATTTTCACAGAAGCAACACAAACAGAGGTCAACACAAATATCAGATAACGAAAACACTTGCCGCTCGCCATTCCTGTGCTGTGTATAGCTTGCTATTTTCAAGTAGCAGCATTTGAGTATCAAAACAACAGCAAAATATGAGTTTTTATGAATTGTGACTTTGCCAACTTATTCCTGTTTGGTTGACTCATAAGTTCTGTGCTTCACAATCTCAACACATTCTACATTTATCTTGTTCTAGGTTccaaaaaaaagggaaaagcaCATAAAAACCCTGATCCAAATGAACACATGCCTTCTTAATATTGCATATATTACAGGCAAATATGTAATGAGCTAGATCATGCTAAACATGCTGGATTCTGCTATACAGTCACGAAACGTGCTAGTCAAAAATCAATTTGATAATAACAATTCTTTGAATCCATGACTAGCACATTCCGGCAAGCATATGCATAGCAACATTGTTCCACTTGGTTCAGCCCCTCCTTCAggcaaaaacacacacacttgTGGTGTTGGAGTTAAGTCGATAGGGCCAGCATATATTGGCTTACCCCATCCGAAATCAGCTGCCTCGTATATAGAAAACCGAGTCCATTGAGTTATTGTCAGTTTGCCACCAAATTCTAGCCTCTTAGGCCTATAGAGATCAATGTAGTCGATTGTTGATCTCAGATACTCCTCCGAGACCCCTAACCGAGCCTCGCGGACCAACTTGGATGTGTCAGCTAGGCATCCCTTCACAAGGCTCTCTATGGTGCTCGTAGCACATGCCACACACAAGGCATTACCATAAAAACCTTCTTTCAGAGGAGTATCTCTCATCTTCTCGCGAGCATTGACGGAGAAAGTGAGGCGAAGCTCGCAGTCGGGAGGCTTCACATTCAGTGCTTTTACCCAACATCTCCACACATGAGCTGCTGTTGCATCAAAGGTTGTGCATGAAAACTCTCCTGCTTGTGCTAGTATCTTCAAACGGGCTTGGAATTCGCGGCTCATCCGGTAGCATTTCTGGACAGGCTTGCCTTGCCACAGTGTCTTTGCCAAGGTGGAACCGTCGACAATTCTCTTGAATTCAGTATGTGAGAACTGAATCTTGGGGGGGTAGCGGGGCAGAAATACCTCTCGATCCCAACAAGGCTTCGGATTCACCACCAAAGAGCCAGCTTTCGCTGTTTCAGCCCAGGCACTGAGAAACTGCATTGCTCCGAGGCCATCACAGAGACAATGGCACATTCTCAAACCAAGGCTGAAGCCACCACAGGTGAACTTGGTTACTTGAGCTATCACCAGTGGCATGTCCACAACTTTGTACTGTTCTTCATTGGGAAATCGGTAGATCAAGTTCATCCAGGCAGGATTTGGCACTGATAAATCACCGAGATCTGCAAAGGGGACGTCCGAATGGGCCTCAACAAGCAGAGCACCTTGATTGGGGCCAAAGAAAATCTCCAGCTTCCCATTCTTCGTCTCTCTTAGCCTGCCTGTGAAAGGATAGTAAGGCACTAGAACTTTCGTCAGCGCGTCCCTGAGTATCTGAACAACAGGTTCATCGCCCTGTGGCTGGTAGAAG
This portion of the Salvia splendens isolate huo1 chromosome 10, SspV2, whole genome shotgun sequence genome encodes:
- the LOC121751022 gene encoding GDSL esterase/lipase At1g71250-like isoform X1 — encoded protein: MASGKCFRYLIFVLTSVCVASVKIGLSGVETPPGPAMFVLGDSSVDCGDNNPFNGLFHKNLSRFPCNGSDTTLLPQLLAKRMKLPYTTPFYSQNGSIDRILGGLNFGSAEASILSPRSRNYQSLNQQLRQAFETIQLLQLQLGESTANAFINSSIFYLSFGKDDFTDFFHNNSLGNSGFDFAHILVEQMTNGVRSLYASNVRKIVCAGVVPLGCAPQALLLKSGGNGVRKACLDDVNKVVSYYNRRLEGNIAGMDRQLGDARVVFCDVYEGVMEFIDHPDKYGIKDVRNACCGVVRDGKVSGCVSTEMACQEASTHVWWDLQNPTPAVNSLLAQSAWSSPSLCRPFSLKQLF
- the LOC121751021 gene encoding omega-hydroxypalmitate O-feruloyl transferase; amino-acid sequence: MACWVEELDFPRLEIPVTIDGICHVLSDFDLATAHQDTTLYLSNLDDMIGVRLFTPTVYFYQPQGDEPVVQILRDALTKVLVPYYPFTGRLRETKNGKLEIFFGPNQGALLVEAHSDVPFADLGDLSVPNPAWMNLIYRFPNEEQYKVVDMPLVIAQVTKFTCGGFSLGLRMCHCLCDGLGAMQFLSAWAETAKAGSLVVNPKPCWDREVFLPRYPPKIQFSHTEFKRIVDGSTLAKTLWQGKPVQKCYRMSREFQARLKILAQAGEFSCTTFDATAAHVWRCWVKALNVKPPDCELRLTFSVNAREKMRDTPLKEGFYGNALCVACATSTIESLVKGCLADTSKLVREARLGVSEEYLRSTIDYIDLYRPKRLEFGGKLTITQWTRFSIYEAADFGWGKPIYAGPIDLTPTPQVCVFLPEGGAEPSGTMLLCICLPECASHGFKELLLSN
- the LOC121751022 gene encoding GDSL esterase/lipase At1g71250-like isoform X2, producing the protein MASGKCFRYLIFVLTSVCVASVKIGLSGVETPPGPAMFVLGDSSVDCGDNNPFNGLFHKNLSRFPSKRMKLPYTTPFYSQNGSIDRILGGLNFGSAEASILSPRSRNYQSLNQQLRQAFETIQLLQLQLGESTANAFINSSIFYLSFGKDDFTDFFHNNSLGNSGFDFAHILVEQMTNGVRSLYASNVRKIVCAGVVPLGCAPQALLLKSGGNGVRKACLDDVNKVVSYYNRRLEGNIAGMDRQLGDARVVFCDVYEGVMEFIDHPDKYGIKDVRNACCGVVRDGKVSGCVSTEMACQEASTHVWWDLQNPTPAVNSLLAQSAWSSPSLCRPFSLKQLF